Below is a window of Cheilinus undulatus linkage group 8, ASM1832078v1, whole genome shotgun sequence DNA.
ACAGACACATGGAAATAACTTTGATCAACAAACATGTAGCAAACAAGGAGATAATAATGAACCTCCATGTTCAGCCGAGGACTCTTAAAATAGACTATTTCAACTATCACATTTGAGGATAATATTTCCAATTTAGGCCAGCTAATTAGTGCCCCAATAGTTGGCAACTTCACTTTGACAGAGCTCCAAATAAGCATATTGTCCTCTTTGCGGAggagtgaaaatgtgtttttttgtgttcttcACTCAGAGTCTGAAAGAATGTTCGACTGAGACAGAGAAAACTTTACTCGCCTGCTCTCCCCGCCTCGCATTTGTTATCCCTTTCAGTCTTTCTTTGCCGATCAAAACGCGAGGATGTCGCTTTGAGTGGccaaatgaaagaaaagcagGCAAACATGAGCGAGAGACCGTGTTTATTTCGAGTCTATCTCCGAGCCAGGCCAGGTTTTTGTGTCAGCAGGGGTCTGCATGGGTTGTTGAGTGTATGTTCTGAGTTGTTGCTGAACCGGCGGCAAGTCAGTCAGCCAGCCAGTTGTCAGGCGAGTAGCAGCTCCTTGTTGCTATTTGTGTTTGAGTGTAGCCGTGCCGAGAGCctccctccttcactctctccagttttttcccccctttttcccATCCGAATCCTCCAACCTCTTCCTGTGGCAAGAATCGTGTCGTACAGCAGCCTATCGCTCCCGGAAAGAAAAGCCTGTGACCAAGGCATCCGTCCCTTTCACTGCCATTGTGTGTCTGAAACAAGAAGCAGCTAAACATGGTGGAGCGAGGGGGGGACTCCATGGTGGCCCCGCTGTGGCCGCCGCTGCCGGCCTCTGCTGACTTGTTGTTgcttgttgttgtgtgtttctCTCAGCCGGGGCCAGGAGAGCCAAGGCCAAGCTTTTGTGTCATCGTTTTTCGACCAGCGTTGCACTCATGAAACTAGATAAATGGATTAGAGGGGTGCAGATATGGGCGGGCATCTTTGAGGGGAAAGACAACGGAGAAGGGAAACAGGGGGGGGAGTTGCAAAGGCGAGAGAGGAAAGACATTTGTGTTGTCGGACAACAAGGGGGTCGAGTCTGTTGTACGAGTAGACTGCTTCTGCCAAAAAAGACAAGACAGTGATAAACTTTCCTCCCCATGCAGTCACCTCTCTCACACTCGCACAAACTGTCACGGCACACAATTCAGCACTAAAATGAATGGATTGCCACAGTGTGACATGTCTCAGTTGCAGGGGGAGATGGGCCTTGTTCACCCAACAAAAGGCGGTGGTATTATGGGGGGGCCACAGCCTGCGACAGAATGCTAAATTGTTTTAGGGTCAACAACTTATTGTCTTTGCAAGAGACACAATTTACATATTTCCCGAGAAGGTTTCAGCACTCCTGCTGCAGTCTTCGGAAATAGTTGGgattttcttctttgttctttaaCAGCAAAGCAACTCTTTTTAGTCTGGCAATGACTAAACACTAATGTATTGTAATTATTAATTTGAATCATATCTCACTTTAGTGCAATTACCATAATATAAGCAGTGTTTACTGCGCCTAACAATGGTTACTTAGTTAAAAACCAGATACTAAAACGTATTTACCTCTTTAATCCCAAAGAGCATTATTCTTACGCtctatatttacatttaattcatttatctttcttcttttttttttctaatttcatGCTCCTTATTTCCTCTCCCTCCCCTACATAGTGGCCCAGGGCATGCCGGGAAGAAATGGCTGCAAGTGACAGCCTAATTATCAGCTCCAACTCTGCTCATTACCCATTAGACAATCCACTGTACATCCACTTACtaaatgaataattttgtaTATATTATGGGAACACAATATTATGGCCTGCAGCTAACGCCTTTGCGCCCACCTCACGCTGTTTGAGTACAAAAGGAATAAATGGGACACCGAGAGGTTATTTAATTTTAGCCCCAAAAGCAGCTCGTGAGAGGATGTCATGTGCAAATGGAGCGCGCGAGGAGGGTGGGGGGGAGAAAATTTACACACCTGCCCTTTTTACACAGCGCTATTAAGATCATTACTGCCAAGGCATGTACTGcagaaggagagaaactcaCAATATAATCATTTCCAAATTTTTAGAACACGTTTTATCTATACTTTTTATACCAATAAAGTTATAAGGAAAATATGCGCTGTTATAGAAATATTAACCATTCATGGTTGGCACCAAAACGTCATAAATTGACGTATATTTTCTCTACTTTTACTACACTTGGGCCTGAAGAAGATACTTTCAATATATGACGTAAGGGCGCTGTGCGTAAAAGTTGTGCGCATGGAGCTGCAGAAGCAAAAATGACCCCGTTCTGGTTACAAAAGTTTCTCTGACCTTTGTTAATTTTTCCTCCACTGCGTGACTCTTTAGTGACTATTAAGTGACACTGATTTATGCGTAAAGACGTCATCCTTTGCCCCCTTCACACATATTCggaaaaagaaatcattttGCCCCTTTGCACAACGTGTAATCAGCTGGAATTGTGTGATTTTGATATTTGGAACATGCGCAAAATTAACAGAATATAATAAAGACAAACATGTATATTTTGCAGGAAAATGGTTGATTATTTGGCCCCTAACGAAACATATCCAGGCTttactttaatttcatttttttttaccagctgtCATAATTTTCCCATATATAAaacatttctcttcttttataTCTGTTTCCTCATTCAATTCGTGATAAAACAATAGAGTGGAAACGTTTAAACCAAGCCATAAAGCATAGTGCAGCGTCTGTGTGATAATACAGTTATAGTGCGAGTATTTCAATGTGATTTACAGCTCTTTTAAAGGGGTGTTAAGCTCAGGCAATATATCACTCGCCTATAGAGGTCGCTGTGATATTGCAAAACAGATGCCACTCTACAGGTTCAGGccacttaaataatatttcatcCTCTGGAACAGCTCACTTCCCAGCCTACTGTCATTTACAAACACGTCCGAATTCAAACAAGGAATATTATTATAAAACTGGAATTATACCAGGATAGATTTGAGGGGAAAATCACAATGTATGGAGGtaccaaaatacaaaacaaaacatgaaaacacaataaGTCTGAGGCAATAAAAGTATggaaatattaaaaagaaaagttacgTATTCCGGCAGCATTCATTAAAATTAGAGGCctgaaaatacattaaaaggGCAAATGCTGACATAATTTCCCATCCCAACTAATTATGACACTTTATACCCCCCTTAGCTATGTTCAAACCCCATTAGGCTGTTGTGCTAAATCAATATTAGCTTTTGGTCACCGATTGAGGAGCAAAGACGCTGCTTTTGTAGGCTAATGATCACTATCAGCCAGGAACAGACAGGACCCCAAAACACTGACCCTGCTCCACACGggccccctcctccctctctacCTCCTCCTTTCCCCTTTCTCTCCCcccttccaaaaaaaaaaaaaaaaaaacgaaaatattaataatttaTCTTCGAATCGACTTCTCTCTCTGACAGATTAGATTTTAACcatttgattttgtttggaCTGGGCGTTCCCATATTATTACTTAATGACCTTCCCAGCTGCTCCTGTCCATTTTCTGTCACCAGCAACCATCTGGACACTTATTAGCACCTCAATGCATCCACGCTGCTTCCCTCTACAACGTGAATAAAATTAAGCCTGCGTGCAGACTGCCAATGTATATTTTTGTTCTGCATTTCTCACCATTCTTGGAATAAAAAAACTCGCCCCTTTccccaataataataataataataataataataataatacgcTGATGATTCTCGTGAGTTTCTCTATAATTTCATTTAGTTTATTAGGCAAAATATACGATCTGGACAAATTCCTTCAACGCTTCCTATTTACAAATTTAAATCACTTGGTATTTACATTAAAGAAAAGACACCAAAAACACAAGATAgagacaaaataataataattattataataataacaaagtAAAAAGCCTACCAAAATGTCCCAGCCTGCCTGTGcagagtggagagagagagagtaacaTTATAGGCGCGATTATAGGCTACACAACAATAGAGGAagtaatccatccatccacaggATATTACCAAATTACGCCATTTGTTCTGTACCGACTGAATGCTACGCTGCATTATTATTCCGCATTGTCCTTTTTTCAGGGTGTGTAAAGTCTTTATCTttctattttcttgttttttttactcttttcaaGCACGAAACAAAAGTGTGTTGATCAAGCCGAGGAGAGAGCGGTGAGGACCCGTTGCGTGGCGTCTTGCGGACTCCTGGCGCTGGAAGGCAGAGAGGATCTGGATAAAGAATAATACAGAGAGGTAGATAAATAACCCCGCAGTGTTTGGACAGCGGCTCTCAATATGCATCTCAAGTGTCTGCAGGCTGAACGGATTTGATTTGAAACAGACTGCAGCTCTCCCTCTCCAATCCCTCCCTCACTCTATtccataataatgataacaataacaacaatgataataaaaataataataatagaaataataatgattataataatgTGATTACATCGTTGTAAGCTTAATTAATTTACAAAACTATCATATTTTTACGTGCGTAAAAAGGATTTGCCTTTTTACGCACGTAAATTATCGACACTTACACTGAAATAATATCCTTTTAATTTCAATAACACAGCTTTTTACCTTCATGCCACACTCCTAGAGGGACAAATGtggatttttaaagctttaaagtgAGGTAAACTTTCTTCTTTCGCCCTCGCTCAGAGCGCTCCCCTGGGCTCCGGCTCTCCCAGGGGTCTTTAGGGAAAGCACACAGCCCAGACAGAGCCCGTTTTACTCGGTGACTTGATAAGTAGCCACACTCTCCCCAGAGGGGAGGAATTAAAGGGGGAGTGGGATGAGAGTCAAGACCTCTGTCACCCACAAAGCAAACtgagttttatttatctttgttttattttgaagtcttatttttgctattttagaTATAGAAAAAGTGgaattaaaaagataataatGCCAGAGATAAACTGCTGGGATTTAATAAGAAATGAAGATGGAGTTTGCATCCTTTTCAGCCACAGTTATTTGCTGGGAATTATAGGTATTATACTTTTATATATGGTGTCTGGGCCTTCCTAAACGttcagctttgatttcagttattttgagcttaaaaaaaggctaaatgaAAAAGGTTTAGATTTTTATTCAAGGCTGGGGTTTCTAGGCTATTGGACAACAACATAAGCCAGCAAAAATCCgcaaatgcaaaataaatgatgaataaataattaatatGTGAATGGATAAAAGGAACATTGTCTCACCTGTCGATGATGGGTCGAAAGGAAGACTTCAGGGTCTGTGTTGGAGGTGAAACAGACCTTACACCGTTTTCATGttctaaaaagaaaataaaatcactcCTTAGCActgtaatgtaaataaaatgcagCCATATTGTGCTATTTTTTGACATAATTATTCATAAATGTAAAACCTTATAATTGCTGTTTGTGACCACAAAGATTTAAAGAGTGTGTTGCCTTCACACAATCATCTGTGATGATAATGTGTATGATAAAATAAACAGGCTTAAATTGTACCTTTAATTTCATGCTCGTTATTTCAGTTATGTATCATTTTTACAGCTGTATATGACATTTACGCGCGTGCACGACTTCCCCCCCTACCTATGTGTTTGGGGCTGTGGGTCTCTGATGGGGCCTTGCTGTCATTGCTgagtgctgctgcagctgctacCGGCGACACCACCACTGACGTcggttgttgttgctgctgctgctgctgctgtcccGGCGCGTGGTGGTTgtggtgatggtggtgatggtgcTGGTTTACTCCCAGAAAAGACCTCACGTTCAGAAGGGAGTTCTGGCCCAGGAAAGCCCCGTTTGTCCAGTTGTGGAACTTCCCAATCTGGCAGGTGTACAGTCCGTGACTGGGGAGGAAGGCTGGGTGGGTTTGGATCTGGTGGTGGGGCGCTGATGGGTGCGTGGTGGCCGTTGGCGCGCAAGGGGACGTGGGTTTCTGAGAGGAGCTGTCAGGGCTAGTGGCAGTCTCGGCTAAAGACCAGATTTTGGGCTTATTGTtggaggggaggggaaagctcCCAGGTCTATCCGGGGATAAAACTCGTGTCGTGTTGTTGTTGCCGTCTGAGTTCTCCTTACTCCCTGGGTGAAGTGAAATTGTGCTCTTAGATTTGTCAAACACCTCGTGGGCCTGCAGTGCGAAGGCCCGTCTTCTCTCCAAGCTGTCCAGCTCTCCCCCCGCACCCACACCGCCCCTGTGCTCCCTGCTCCCCTCCGTGGATTTATCGTCATCGTCCTCGTTGCTCTGATCCCCGTCGTTGTCGTCAATCTTGTCGATATCAATGCTTTCCAAATCgatctcctcctcatcttcgTTTTTCTCCCCCTCGTCCCCGCTGCCGAACAAGTTCCCGTCCTCCCCGTCCTCTTTGCTCCTGCTGCCCCAGGTCACCTTGTTCTCCTTCTTGAGCCTCCTCCTGGCGTTGGCGAACCAGGTGGAGACCTGCGTCAGCGTCATTTTGGTGATGATGGCCAGCATGATCTTCTCGCCTTTGGTGGGGTAAGGGTTCTTCCGGTGCTCGTTGAGCCAGGCCTTCAGGGTGCTGGTGCTCTCCCGGGTGGCGTTTTTGGGCCTGGCAGGGTCCCCATACTGAAACTGACCGTAAGGATAGAAGGCCGGAGAGGTGTGGGCCGCAAAGCTGGCAGGATGGACACCAGGACTGTCCTTCAGCTCATACTGGgatcccttcaaaataaaaggatagatttaaaatataattaagtTACTTTAAATGTCCGAAttataaaaacaatgtttattTTGTGGCTCGAAAGCTTTTTGTGTAAATGGAGGAAAAATAAGTGGCCTTTAAGATTTTCAGTTGCACCTCAAGTTGCAAAGTTAGGCCTGCGGCACCTGCCCACTTTATTAGCAGACATGTTTCATACATGACAGCCTAATAACGGAACGTATAAAGTCAACAGGATAAGAGAAAGTTCGTTGCATCACTATGAACGCACATGCAAATCCCCACAGCTTTCACGTGGACCTGCCAAACTCCTCTCCACACTCCTCAAGTCTGTCAGAGCACTTTGAAGGCCTGAGTGAAGTTTTCCCAGCGTGCCACACTCACACTTTAGTGCCGAAAGTAATCCTTCTTCCTCGCTTACATTTGCTTTGGATACAGCAATCAAAACACATCGACCAGTTTTTGAAACGCATATTGTGAGATTTTTCTCCATAAAGGGgtttattttgaagcttttaCGCATGAAGTGAATCTCTGATACACACACTGGTAGACACATTAACACAGGGcaattttattgttattatcaggTGTATTTGAGGCAAAACATTTGTGACGATTCTTCGTCTATATCTCCTAAATATCTTCACAggattttgcagtaaaaaaaattccaaattcaCTGCGCATTTATATTCTGCGTTTACGCAcgacagaaaatatttttaacagtcTTATGAGAAAAATCTGGTCAAAGTTGCAAAAGAAAAGTGACTTTTTCTTCCACGTCTCATTCCAAAACGCCAGTCTATTTTTCCTTATATCTTCAAATCTTGCCAACAGTAAGCGAAATTTACCGTTTTGATGGTGTTATAAACATCACTTCGACACATTTTCCTTCACAGGATAATAAATAATCCTGAGAcagcttattttttttaataaacacaaGTCGAACTCCTTTACTGAGCCCAACAATCTGGCACCAATTTTGCGAAATTAAAGcgtttatttcactttataaaGCAGTATTTTGAGACTCTGAGAAACTATGGCGCATTTCAAAAGATTTCACAAGCAAAAGCAAGCTGccctgcattttttttttcagtcagcaGTGGAAACACGGAGCATAAACAACAGTCTTCCCAACTcccatgtaaacaaaaaaaacatttctcctTACCATTTGTGAGAAAAGAGCCAGATCCGCGCTGGTGTACGGTAAGAAAGCGCTGTAGTTGTGTGCGTACGGGTTGGCGTACATGCCCAACACCGACGTGACCGCCGCTGCTGTAGCAGACGGACTTCCCCCGATCTCGGTGCTCCCTCCCCGGGACGAAGGCGTAAGCACTCCCGGCCTGTCGCTCCCGTACACCGCCTGGGAGGCACTTAGGTACTGCGGGTAGCCTAGCTGCGGGAAAGACATGTCCAACGCCGAATTCAGCGCACAGCTGCACCGTCCGACAAACTGTgcgtaaaaaaaaaatgtgtgcgagagaagaaagaagaagaagaaaaaaacaaggggAATCAGGAGTGAAGGGAAAGTGTTCAAGCCAAAGTCACAGCTACTACAGACATACACAGTTGTGTGCAGTCAAAACAATCCGCTCTTAAATCTCggcttcctctctcttttttttttctctcgcGCAAAGTCCGCTGGATGTGATCTGATCAACAATTGCGCTCCGACTGACGCGCCTGGCCCTGAGGTCTCCAGGCTGATCTCTCAGATACAATTTGAAGTTGATGCTTTGATTGGCATCCCCTACTTGAGCCTGCAAGCTCCTCCTCGTTTGGAGCAATGTGGATAATGTGAATATAGAGTGAGCACATTGGCTGGggcctctctctccctctctctctttaccctctctctctccctcactctctctctctttctgactctgcctctctctctctctctctccctcagtgTTTGGACTTATTGTATGTTAAATGTTCAAGCATTAGAGTCCATTCACCGAAGGCTTTGATTGTTGTATGACAACCTGTCTACACGATTTTACAGCTGTCCGACACAGGGGGAAGTAAACCCGTCACAAGAAGGAACTTGGTTGAATAGATTTAAATTGTAATTAATGGAGGAAAGTAGAACTCCGCAGAGGAGCTAGTGTTTGCTATCACGGGCTGCTGGTGCGTTTTATTTAATTCTGAGGCATTCATTTACTTTAAAGTGTCTCCTTCCTTTCTGAAAGTTTGATCTTCCTTTTACAGTGTATTGTTCCCAAACTTGCGCACTATTTCACCTTGTTTTAATTGTGCTTTTTATGGCTGGAAATTCTgattcaaatattttaataaaataagaaaacgattaaataaaatatttgcgTTTTACCATTTATATTTGCGTCAAATACTTTTTACGCCTTTTCCCTCCAAAAGTCAAAGCATCCCCAGAAAAAAGCGCACAAATCTCTCCACATCATTTATTAATTATGTATGCTTTTATTGACTTCTGTTTGGCTGTTCTTTGATTTCTTCATAAAGGTTTAATCAGCCAAATTCtacctctccctctctctgtttttttttttttttcttctgctcacCCACTTTCCATCTGCATGCGCGCGcgtctgtttgtgtgtatgcgTGGACTTTAACCAGATTGCTGTTGTCCTTTGTAACAACAGAGCCACTTCACGTTTTCCTTGTTTTGAGTGGAAAGGAATGAGGCAAAGCCAGGGGACAAGTCAAACACCGAGAGGCACCGGGCTGTGAAGTCTGCAGGTCCCTGCACgcgccacaaaaaaaaaaaataacatccaAGCACATTTTCAGCCCCCTAATTAAATTTaactttcttgtttttctctctaacagtttatgttttaaatatgtAAGGAAAAAGGAGGAATTTTGCGTCAGAAGTTTGAAACTTGTTCACTTAAAAATGTTTCGCACCCCTAAAAAGCACACActtaaaaatctgtgattttgttttctctcttaaaaaggcttttaaaaatatgtaatggcacaaaaaatgaattaaaaaaaaaaaatctgctgtagTTTTGGTCACCTCCTCCAATCCATTCTCCatgtcagaaaaagaaaagactcGGACTTTAACCTCCACTTTCCTCAGCTGTCCACGCACAGCCATGTGGCTCACGGGGTTGGGGGGAGCTTTTCGTGTTTTAAcacttctatttttatttgatttgattcttaTATCGCCCACCTCCCGAGTCAACGGGGGGGATTCTGTAGATCTAGATTTAATGCCTTAACGACTGAAGCCCAAGAAGTCAGTAGATTTTGATCTGCACCAGATGGCTCCGAGTGGATATTGCCGCGCGCCGAGGATCTGTTCAAAATATCTGAGGGGCACTGATGGTAATCTGGGTAACACATCAGAAAGGAGGGGAGGAATGGCAATTGTGATAACCCGCTGGAAATGTGTGCAGGGGGCTAAATATGATGGTCGTGCTGGgctgggtggggggggggtgctggaggaggaggaggggggtgcTGGGaaacagaagagagaaaatatCTGTGAGGAAAAATAAGAGAATTGTTAggagaacaagaaaaaaagacctAAAAGGACTGATGATAACATTAAAGTTAAGAAAGATAGCGGGTTATTGATATTAATTCAAGTAATTAtgggtttatttaaaaaaataaaagacaatcaaataaaagcaacaacaagaaaatttaattttgtaattattcAAGCTTTTAAATTAGATTGtcttattttttccttcaaaataaaagctgttttttttttctttaattttcgtTTACTACGAACGTAGAAATTTGACTCTTGGTAAACAATGACACGTGTTGAGGGCAGTAAACCAGCACggttaactgatttattgggtCTTGTTAAACTCTCATTACACACACAAGCTCTACAAGCAGCTCTTCAGCTTTAACTCACtcactcagagagagagagagagagagagagagagaaagagagagagaggaaaaacttTGTTCCGGATCCTCTCCTCGTCCAttccctcctttttttctcaaactcGTCCACAACACGCTCTctcttcaaatgtttttttttttctctcctccaaACAGATGGGCTCACACCATCCGCATAAGTCGCCATATGACGCACTCACGAGCCTTtacgcacacatacacatgtcATGTCCACGCACGCGCACACAGTCATAACTTAGATACTAATTTCattgaaaataaagcagaagaaataACCCTGCTTTATGCTGCTCGTGTATCTGAGAGAGTTTTATCATGTAAATCTACAGGAGGCTCTTCATAAGCTGCTCTGCTTTAATGGACTCATTCTCATCACTCACTCAGCTACACTGGATAGAGTCTTTTTAATAGAAGAGTGACACTCTGCATTATCTGATGGATTCAGATATACCTTTATTTTCTCAATACATGCTTTCTGAAAGAAAATGTAATACTAAGACCCCTGTGTCAATgcagtttttatatttatgtgttttattgcAAGAACTTCATCTCTTAGGATGTGAAATTGTAGTaaactgatagatttcaatctcTAATAGCTTTTGTTTGATGCTATATTGCTTTTAAAATTAACAGCTATATTCTCAGTAACACTTACAGGACAGATTTACAAATGATCAAGGTAGAAAAGAAAATTCTGTGCCTTTTCTTAGGTCAAACGTGCTGCAGCCCAGCTTGACACCTGGAAATCTTCCTTTCTTCACCGTAGCATGAAACTCAAAGTATTaatctctttattttatttcataagcagagaaataaaaaaattatttactCAACTCTTTCTCCAGCACTGGCCTGTATTCTGGCTGTTTGAAGATTTAAAGGGTGAAGACACAGattaaaagcacaaaatattACATATCCCTAGTCATGTTATAGTGACATAAAACCAGCTGTACATgacaaaatgtgaataaaatgtaaatactttGGTGAATTATGACAACTCTTCTTacgttttcatttttaaaccccCCCCAGAACCAAGTCATCTGGTGTAGCTTTGTTACtttaacaaatatttacaaatacatttgaaCAAATTTTATAATCAAATATTTGGCTACATTTTGAGAGGTTTTAGTTggtaaaatgtgaccaaaaaagaaaaagaaaatccaaaatggaACACAGGtttgtccatttagagtttACAAATAAACATCCGCCTTTTGATCCAAAAACATTGCTAAACAGTCCTTTATGGTTGAATATATTTCGAGTTACAAGTAGGCCATTATTTGATAAATTAGAATTTAAAAGGGGGAGAACAATGGATGTGAAGGCCCCCATGCCTGTGTGTACCCAGGGCCCCAAAATTGCTAAATCCGCCCCTGCCTTTCTACACTGTTAAAACTAACATCAATTCAATTCAGAAATACTGAGTTGAACTAACTCAGCTTTGTAAAACCTGCTATCTAAACGTATTCTAAACAAGTTACTTGTAGCTACTCCTTGGCTATAAAAGCTACAGAACTTGATTCACTAAGGTTTACTTGCTATTTCAACTTTATTAGTTTAAATAGCAAATATGAGTTGATAGAGCACACTTTTTGGTCTAAGttaaaagtactcaaaaattttcttttttttaatcactgtacTCAAATTATGGGACTATCACCCCTTAATTtgtagttttcccagaatgcctttgggtaTCAAACCCTTTTGCACCATTAGTGAAGTTACCATCTCAATTAAAGAAGTCCTGCCGATGGGAGGATGACCCTTGACATGCACCTAACAGCCATTGTTGCATATGGCTGTTTACATTAGCTTACCTTATATGGAATGGCAACTTCAAGGAATTTTTTTTCCTAACTTGTTTTCAGTGAGTACTACTCAGATGTGTTATAGTAATTGGAGTTCTATGAACTTATCAgggttttagtgttttataaTGATAGAATTAGAAATATTGTACACTCAAAGTAGATCATTTCACTCAAATCATGCAAACtcaaattaagatttaaatctCAATTTTGAACACTTGAAATACCAAATTTTAAACTAGAATAgcaaacttaaaataaaaaagtttacaTCAGTACTTATTACTCAAAAATATTGCCTTTATGTAATTACAGcactttagaaaaaaacaagtaatcTGAACTCACAAAAGTCCTGTTCAGTtcacttgttatttttgaggaaACAAGTCTCAAGTCATcttattttacagtgtaataTTAATCTTTTCAAATGTATGTTATGATTCAATAAACTCTTTAACATAAACTCAGCTTAGCATGTTTAATGAAACATCAGTAAATTCAGCACCAGTCAAACCGTTACACCCGTCATGTAGatcagacaaaacaaaagatataAAAGTAACACATTAGTCAAATCTGTGTCGGACTTTAAAGAAGCTCTTTAACATTTAATGGAGTATTTTATACTCATTTAAAActctattttaattttcaaaattatgtttAGTGTTTTTGCT
It encodes the following:
- the irx1a gene encoding iroquois-class homeodomain protein IRX-1a, yielding MSFPQLGYPQYLSASQAVYGSDRPGVLTPSSRGGSTEIGGSPSATAAAVTSVLGMYANPYAHNYSAFLPYTSADLALFSQMGSQYELKDSPGVHPASFAAHTSPAFYPYGQFQYGDPARPKNATRESTSTLKAWLNEHRKNPYPTKGEKIMLAIITKMTLTQVSTWFANARRRLKKENKVTWGSRSKEDGEDGNLFGSGDEGEKNEDEEEIDLESIDIDKIDDNDGDQSNEDDDDKSTEGSREHRGGVGAGGELDSLERRRAFALQAHEVFDKSKSTISLHPGSKENSDGNNNTTRVLSPDRPGSFPLPSNNKPKIWSLAETATSPDSSSQKPTSPCAPTATTHPSAPHHQIQTHPAFLPSHGLYTCQIGKFHNWTNGAFLGQNSLLNVRSFLGVNQHHHHHHHNHHAPGQQQQQQQQQPTSVVVSPVAAAAALSNDSKAPSETHSPKHIEHENGVRSVSPPTQTLKSSFRPIIDRSSLPSSARSPQDATQRVLTALSSA